The proteins below come from a single Cervus canadensis isolate Bull #8, Minnesota chromosome 2, ASM1932006v1, whole genome shotgun sequence genomic window:
- the RLF gene encoding zinc finger protein Rlf isoform X2: MRIKHLLKSNCIPQATALSKLCAESKEISNVSSFQQAYITCLCSILPNEEAIKEIAKVDCKEILDIICNLESEGQDNTAFVLCTTYLTQQLQTASVYCSWELTLFWSKLQRRIDPSVDTFLERCRQFGVIAKTQQHLFCLIRVIQTEAQDAGLGVSILLCVRALQLRTSEDEEMKASVCKTIACLLPEDLEVRRACQLTEFLIEPSLDGFNMLEELYSQPDQKFDEENAPVPNSLRCELLLALKAHWPFDPEFWDWKTLKRHCHQLLGQEASDSDDDLSGYEMSINDTDVLESFLSDYEEGKEDKQYRRRDMTDQHKEKRDKKPIGSSERYQRWLQYKFFCLLCKRECIEARILHHSKMHMEDGIYTCPVCIKKFKRKEIFVPHVMEHVKMPPSRRDRSRKKLLLKGSQKGICPKSPSAALEQGQSLNEQAKGESHEYVTFSKLEDCHLQDRDLYPCPGTDCSRVFKQFKYLSVHLKAEHQNNDENAKHYLDMKNRREKCTYCRRHFMSAFHLREHEQVHCGPQPYMCVSIDCYARFGSVNELLNHKQKHDDLRYKCELNGCNIVFSDLGQLYHHEAQHFRDASYTCNFVGCKKFYYSKIEYQNHLSMHNVESSNGDVKKTVKLEPAAGEKQDCIDQPHLLDQTDKSHLPEDLLFCAGSASSQIETTETLKENSDSNSSDQLSHSSSASMNEELIDTLDHSETMQDILLTHEKVFVPSSLKEKCSSVAVCFDGSKFTCGFDGCGSTYKNARGMQKHLRKVHPYHFKPKKVKTKDLFPCLGNEHNPTTEKFDAEPKPSSDTNSDSPDEGLDHNIHTKCKREHQGYSSEASICASKRPCTEDTMLELLLRLKHLSLKNSITHGSFSGSLQGYPSSGAKSLQAVSATISDLNFQNQDENMPSQYLAQLAAKPFFCELQGCKYEFVTREALLMHYLKKHNYSKEKVLQLTMFQHRYSPFQCHICQRSFTRKTHLRIHYKNKHQIGSDRVTQKLLDNEKCDHEGPCSVDRLKVDCPAEHGGDPSGNSEKPHCHSKKDECSSETDLESSCEETESKISDLSSPIGSHREEGEGREGRGSRRTVAKGNLCYILNKYHKPFHCIHKTCNSSFTNLKGLIRHYRTVHQYNKEQLCLEKDKARTKRELVKCKKIFACKYKECNKRFLCSKALAKHCSDSHNLDHIEEPKVLAEAESVARFSCNQPQCPAVFYTFSKLKHHLMEQHNIEGEIHSDYEIHCDLNGCGQIFTHRSNYSQHVYYRHKDYYDDLFRSQKVANERLLRSEKVCQTTHPQGHEHQTTRRSFNAKAKKCGLIKDKKAPISFKTRAEALHMCVEHSEHTQYPCMVQGCLSVVKLESSIVRHYKRTHQMSSAYLEQQMENLVMCVKYGTKIKEEPTSEAEPYIKKEEDRGCESELTQHSHPRGDTGVPVQTADPLHPGERDGGQKGCTESSPVFDADSLLYRGTLKCNHSSETTSLEQCNIVQPPPCKIENSIPNPDGTESGTYFTSFQLPLPRIKDSETGQQSSGQENTVKNSTHVPKETFRKHPQPRSFDLKTYKPMGFESSFLKFIQESEEKEDDFDDWEPSEHLTLNNSSQPCNDLTGSVMANNLVNDNDPEVDIPHSSSDSAIHENLTAIPPLIVAETTTVPSLENLRVVLDKALTDCGELALKQLHYLRPVVVLERSKFSTPILDLFPTKKTDELCVGSS, encoded by the exons ggaaTTGACTCTCTTTTGGAGTAAACTGCAAAGAAGAATCGACCCTTCTGTAGACACTTTTTTGGAGCGCTGTCGTCAGTTTGGTGTCATAGCTAAAACACAGCAGCATTTATTTTGCCTGATTAGAGTCATACAAACTGAA GCACAAGATGCTGGTCTTGGGGTGTCGATTTTACTATGTGTCAGAGCTCTTCAACTCAGAACAAGTGAGGATGAAGAAATGAAGGCATCAGTTTGTAAAACAATTGCTTGTCTTTTGCCAGAAGATTTAGAAGTTAGACGAGCCTGTCAACTTACAGAATTCTTAATTGAACCCAGTTTGGATGGATTTAACATGTTGGAAGAACTGTATTCCCAACCAGATCAAAAATTTGATGAAGAAAATGCACCAGTTCCAAATTCTCTCCGATGTGAGCTCTTACTAGCTTTAAAAGCCCACTGGCCTTTTGATCCTGAATTTTGGGACTGGAAAACTTTAAAACGACACTGCCACCAACTTCTAGGACAAGAAGCCTCAGATTCTGATGATGATCTAAGTGGCTATGAAATGTCTATTAACGACACAGATGTTTTAGAGTCATTTCTCAGTGACTATGAGGAAGGTAAAGAAGATAAACAATATAGAAGAAGAGATATGACAGATCAACATaaggagaagagagacaagaAACCCATTGGTTCTTCTGAAAGATACCAGAGGTGGCTTCAGTataaatttttctgtttgttatGTAAGCGAGAATGTATAGAGGCCAGGATTCTTCATCATTCTAAGATGCATATGGAAGATGGAATTTACACCTGTCCGGTTTGCATTAAAaaattcaagagaaaagaaatatttgttccTCATGTGATGGAACATGTTAAAATGCCACCAAGCAGAAGGGACCGCTCTAGAAAGAAATTACTGTTGAAAGGCTCTCAAAAGGGAATTTGTCCCAAGAGCCCCTCTGCAGCCCTGGAGCAAGGTCAATCACTGAATGAACAAGCCAAAGGAGAGTCACATGAATATGTCACATTCAGCAAATTAGAAGATTGCCACCTACAAGACAGAGATTTGTACCCATGTCCTGGCACAGACTGTTCCCGTGTGTTTAAGCAGTTCAAATACTTAAGTGTGCATCTTAAAGCTGAACAccaaaataatgatgaaaatgcCAAGCACTACTTAGATAtgaaaaatagaagagagaagTGTACTTATTGTCGACGACATTTCATGTCTGCTTTTCACCTGCGAGAGCATGAACAAGTGCATTGTGGTCCTCAGCcttatatgtgtgtatctatagATTGCTATGCTAGGTTTGGATCAGTGAACGAACTGCTTAACCATAAACAAAAACATGATGATCTGCGTTATAAATGTGAATTAAATGGCTGTAATATTGTTTTCAGTGACTTGGGACAGCTTTACCACCATGAAGCACAACACTTTAGGGATGCATCTTACACGTGCAACTTCGTTGGCTGTAAAAAGTTCTATTATTCCAAAATTGAATACCAGAATCACCTCTCAATGCATAATGTTGAAAGTTCAAATGGAGATGTGAAGAAAACAGTGAAACTCGAGCCGGCAGCAGGTGAAAAGCAGGATTGTATTGATCAGCCCCATCTGCTTGACCAAACTGATAAGTCACATTTACCAGAGGATCTTCTCTTCTGTGCAGGATCAGCTAGTTCTCAGATAGAAACTACAGAAACTCTGAAAGAAAACAGTGACAGTAATTCTAGTGATCAGTTAAGTCATAGCTCTTCAGCTTCCATGAATGAAGAGTTGATTGACACGCTGGATCACTCTGAAACCATGCAGGATATATTATTAACTCATGAAAAAGTTTTTGTGCCCTCCAGTTTAAAGGAGAAATGTTCCAGTGTAGCGGTTTGTTTTGATGGGAGTAAGTTTACCTGTGGTTTTGATGGCTGTGGTTCCACATACAAAAACGCAAGAGGCATGCAGAAGCACCTAAGGAAGGTTCATCCATACCATTTCAAACCCAAAAAGGTAAAGACAAAGGATCTCTTTCCCTGTTTGGGTAATGAACACAATCCAACGACTGAAAAGTTTGATGCAGAACCTAAACCCAGCTCAGATACAAACAGTGACTCCCCAGATGAAGGTCTGGATCACAATATCCATACTAAATGTAAACGAGAACATCAAGGCTATTCCTCAGAAGCCTCCATCTGTGCATCTAAAAGGCCCTGTACAGAGGATACCATGTTGGAACTTCTGTTACGCTTAAAACATTTAAGCTTGAAAAACTCAATAACCCATGGATCTTTCTCAGGGTCATTGCAGGGGTACCCATCCAGTGGTGCTAAGTCTCTTCAAGCAGTTTCAGCTACAATCTCAGATCTTAATTTTCAGAATCAAGATGAAAATATGCCAAGTCAGTACCTGGCACAGTTGGCAGCCAAGCCTTTTTTCTGTGAGCTTCAAGGATGCAAATACGAATTTGTGACTAGAGAGGCGTTGTTAATGCATTATCTTAAAAAACAtaattattcaaaagaaaaagtcCTTCAGTTAACCATGTTTCAGCATCGGTATTCCCCGTTCCAGTGTCATATTTGCCAAAGGTCATTTACGAGAAAAACACACCTTAggattcattataaaaataaacatcaaattGGCAGCGACAGAGTAACTCAAAAACTATTAGATAATGAAAAATGTGATCATGAAGGCCCGTGCTCAGTAGATAGGTTGAAAGTTGATTGTCCTGCAGAACATGGAGGTGATCCCAGTGGTAACTCTGAGAAGCCACACTGTCATTCTAAAAAGGATGAGTGCAGTTCGGAAACAGATTTGGAGTCATCCtgtgaagaaacagaaagtaaaatatcTGATCTCTCATCACCAATAGGCAGCCatagagaagaaggagaaggaagagagggtaGAGGTAGCAGGAGAACTGTTGCTAAAGGAAATCTCTGCTACATTTTGAATAAATACCACAAACCATTCCATTGTATTCATAAAACTTGCAACTCCTCCTTCACCAATCTCAAAGGCTTGATCCGCCATTACAGGACTGTACATCAGTACAACAAAGAGCAGTTATGTTTGGAGAAAGACAAAGCAAGAACCAAAAGGGAGCTTGTCAAATGTAAAAAGATATTCGCCTGCAAGTATAAGGAATGTAACAAACGCTTCCTGTGTTCCAAAGCTCTTGCGAAGCACTGTAGTGACTCTCATAACCTAGACCACATTGAAGAGCCGAAAGTGCTCGCTGAAGCTGAGTCAGTGGCCAGATTTTCCTGTAACCAGCCTCAGTGCCCTGCTGTTTTTTATACATTCAGCAAGTTGAAGCACCACTTGATGGAACAGCATAACATTGAAGGAGAAATACATTCAGACTATGAAATTCATTGTGATCTTAATGGCTGTGGCCAGATTTTCACCCATCGCAGTAATTATTCTCAACATGTATATTACCGACATAAGGACTATTACGATGATCTGTTTAGAAGCCAGAAAGTGGCAAATGAAAGGCTACTACGGAGTGAAAAGGTGTGTCAGACAACTCACCCTCAGGGGCACGAACATCAGACGACCAGGAGATCGTTTAATGCCAAGGCTAAAAAGTGTGGCTTAATCAAAGACAAGAAAGCTCCGATTAGTTTTAAAACGAGAGCTGAAGCCCTCCACATGTGCGTGGAGCATTCTGAGCACACGCAGTACCCCTGCATGGTTCAGGGGTGCTTGTCTGTGGTGAAGTTGGAGAGCAGCATAGTGAGGCATTACAAGCGCACCCATCAGATGAGTAGTGCCTACCTAGAGCAACAGATGGAAAACCTTGTCATGTGTGTTAAGTACGGTACCAAAATTAAGGAGGAGCCCACTTCTGAAGCAGAGCCCtacataaagaaagaagaagacagaGGCTGTGAATCAGAGCTCACCCAGCACAGCCATCCCCGAGGTGACACTGGCGTGCCTGTCCAGACCGCTGATCCCCTCCATCCAGGTGAAAGGGACGGAGGGCAGAAAGGATGTACAGAGAGCAGCCCAGTTTTTGATGCGGATTCTCTGCTCTACAGAGGAACTCTGAAATGTAACCATAGTTCAGAAACCACTTCTTTGGAACAGTGTAATATAGTTCAGCCTCCTCCTTGTAAAATAGAAAATTCCATTCCTAATCCTGATGGGACTGAAAGTGGGACTTATTTCACAAGTTTCCAGCTGCCTTTACCAAGGATCAAAGACTCGGAAACTGGGCAGCAAAGTTCAGGGCAAGAAAACACTGTAAAAAATTCAACCCATGTTCCAAAAGAGACTTTCAGGAAGCATCCACAGCCCAGGTCATTTGATTTGAAGACTTATAAACCTATGGGATTTgaatcttcatttctgaaatttattcaggaaagtgaagagaaagaagatgaTTTTGATGATTGGGAGCCTTCAGAGCACTTAACATTAAATAATTCTTCACAACCCTGTAATGACTTAACAGGGAGTGTTATGGCAAATAATTTGGTGAATGACAATGACCCTGAAGTTGACATACCTCATTCTTCCAGTGACTCTGCAATTCATGAGAACCTGACTGCAATCCCACCTTTAATAGTAGCTGAGACGACAACAGTTCCCTCCTTGGAAAACCTGAGGGTCGTATTGGACAAAGCATTAACAGACTGTGGAGAACTTGCCTTAAAACAGCTTCATTATCTTCGGCCAGTGGTTGTCCTTGAAAGATCTAAGTTTTCCACACCAATTTTAGACTTGTTTCCAACAAAAAAGACAGATGAGCTTTGTGTAGGAAGTTCCTAA